One genomic region from Streptomyces sp. NBC_00457 encodes:
- a CDS encoding heparin lyase I family protein — MNTKRRALATVCTAAAAVMTLLAGQAHAAVIWDGDASRGTGVFGHIGSNCGAPGSVTAVDESARGEVWRYRKPAGSNRCESRGIVVGGDDYTFTNGSTRYLGWASKLSSTVDNNAIFQWKSYGDHQQNWPVVLKMIGGKLTVIQRQPDGTVHTIWTRSVSAGAWNHIVIGLHLSDQTRGGWVELWFNGAKQTFNSGTQRWNCRTFDSENHPKWGVYGADSNSVDHYVDALKIGTSYGDVD; from the coding sequence ATGAACACCAAGCGCAGAGCACTCGCCACCGTCTGCACCGCAGCCGCGGCCGTCATGACCCTGCTGGCCGGCCAGGCTCATGCCGCGGTGATCTGGGACGGCGACGCCTCCCGCGGCACCGGCGTCTTCGGCCACATCGGCAGCAACTGCGGCGCGCCCGGCAGCGTGACCGCGGTGGACGAATCCGCGCGGGGCGAGGTGTGGCGCTACCGCAAGCCGGCCGGCTCCAACCGCTGCGAGAGCCGCGGCATCGTCGTGGGCGGCGACGACTACACCTTCACCAACGGCAGCACCCGCTACCTGGGCTGGGCCAGCAAGCTCTCCAGTACGGTCGACAACAACGCGATCTTCCAGTGGAAGTCGTACGGCGACCACCAGCAGAACTGGCCCGTCGTGCTCAAGATGATCGGCGGCAAGCTGACGGTGATCCAGCGGCAACCGGACGGAACCGTGCACACGATCTGGACTAGGTCCGTCTCCGCCGGTGCCTGGAACCACATCGTCATCGGCCTCCACCTGTCCGACCAGACGCGCGGCGGCTGGGTCGAACTCTGGTTCAACGGCGCCAAGCAGACCTTCAACAGCGGCACCCAGCGCTGGAACTGCCGGACCTTCGACAGCGAGAACCACCCGAAGTGGGGTGTCTACGGCGCCGACTCGAACTCGGTGGACCACTACGTGGACGCTCTGAAGATCGGCACGTCCTACGGGGACGTGGACTGA
- a CDS encoding glycosyl hydrolase family 95 catalytic domain-containing protein — protein sequence MEAASAALISRRAFVAGSSAAVLAAGSPVAWAGRSHQRDVHGELLDDAAMLWKRVPGSWQEGPFLGNGYMAAHLYRKPGEDNVLRIMINNGLVQDQRGQWEAAIGYSRLGVGHLTLTFAGAITAVDWRLDLDDAELTGTITTTRGGAKFSALILNHRDVLLARLEPTAGEESATWGFTPLPARTTRTIRLPPDYTGNPDPAVTLGLVEQPLHAGGGYSTAWREVRSGTRRLLAASIAYGYPDSTGRDQAVRAVDETLDGAPDREITRHRRWWHGFYRRSLVSVPDKKVQRFYWIQLYKLACATRAGGPVTPVFGPWFPESGNGWTNIWWNTNVQVTYPVANGSNHRELDAITPTFARYHENLETNIRPELRDGETYALCHPGDWQLRSGPRYVGRPGIDPNDHTGNLIWALHNTWVTYRHHMDDKVLRHVIHPVLTKAVNHHARFLTDGADGRLHLPETRSPEYANAADCTYDLSLLKWGCATLLASAKRLRLDDPHAGRWRDILARLVPYHENENGVMIGAGVPLAESHRHFSHLLWLYPLQEKLERRTFDHWTSMQARWHGYSFAAASSMETLFGNAEEALSYLRFYLDGNVVDNCALTPNTMYREGSNFALESPISAGQSLLDMVTQSHGGVVRVFPAVSSTWPDVSISRVRTQGAFLVDASRSGGRTDWIAVTSEAGEPLVLRHGIDGDIEVREKANGSRLPYRDRGDGTIAVGVRRGRTAVVTRRGDRPRLTPRNVPANGDAPAWGLP from the coding sequence GTGGAAGCTGCATCGGCAGCGCTGATCTCCCGGCGGGCCTTCGTCGCGGGCAGCTCAGCGGCCGTGCTCGCGGCCGGTTCCCCCGTGGCGTGGGCAGGTCGCTCACACCAGCGCGATGTACACGGCGAACTGCTCGACGACGCCGCGATGTTATGGAAACGCGTCCCCGGCAGCTGGCAGGAGGGACCCTTCCTGGGCAACGGCTACATGGCCGCGCACCTCTACCGGAAGCCGGGGGAGGACAACGTCCTGCGCATCATGATCAACAACGGTCTGGTGCAGGACCAGCGCGGCCAATGGGAAGCCGCGATCGGATACTCGCGGCTCGGCGTCGGCCACCTCACCCTCACCTTCGCCGGCGCCATCACCGCCGTGGACTGGCGGCTCGACCTCGACGACGCCGAACTGACCGGCACGATCACGACCACGCGCGGGGGAGCGAAGTTCAGCGCCCTGATCCTGAACCACCGCGACGTGCTCCTCGCCCGCCTCGAACCCACCGCGGGCGAGGAGTCCGCGACGTGGGGCTTCACCCCGCTGCCCGCGCGGACGACCCGCACCATCCGCCTGCCACCCGACTACACCGGCAACCCGGACCCGGCCGTCACCCTCGGCCTGGTCGAGCAGCCGCTGCACGCGGGCGGCGGCTACTCCACCGCCTGGCGCGAGGTCCGCTCTGGTACACGGCGATTGCTGGCTGCCTCCATCGCGTACGGCTATCCGGACTCGACGGGTCGCGACCAGGCGGTCCGTGCGGTCGACGAAACGCTCGACGGCGCCCCGGACCGCGAGATCACACGGCACCGGCGCTGGTGGCACGGTTTCTACCGGCGCAGCCTGGTCTCCGTGCCCGACAAGAAGGTCCAGCGCTTCTACTGGATCCAGCTCTACAAGCTGGCCTGCGCCACCCGCGCGGGCGGCCCGGTCACCCCGGTCTTCGGCCCCTGGTTCCCCGAGTCGGGCAACGGCTGGACCAACATCTGGTGGAACACCAACGTCCAGGTCACCTATCCGGTGGCCAACGGCTCCAACCACCGCGAACTCGACGCCATCACGCCCACCTTCGCCCGCTACCACGAGAACCTGGAGACCAACATCCGGCCGGAGCTGCGCGACGGCGAGACATACGCGCTCTGCCACCCCGGCGACTGGCAACTGCGCTCCGGCCCGCGCTACGTCGGCCGTCCCGGCATCGACCCCAACGACCACACCGGCAACCTCATCTGGGCCCTGCACAACACCTGGGTCACCTACCGCCACCACATGGACGACAAGGTGCTGCGCCATGTCATCCACCCGGTGCTCACCAAGGCGGTCAACCACCACGCCCGCTTCCTCACCGATGGCGCGGACGGCAGGCTGCACCTGCCCGAGACCCGCTCGCCCGAGTACGCCAACGCCGCCGACTGCACGTACGACCTGTCGCTGCTGAAGTGGGGCTGTGCGACGCTGCTGGCCTCGGCGAAACGACTGCGCCTTGACGACCCGCACGCCGGGCGATGGCGCGACATCCTCGCCCGCTTGGTCCCGTACCACGAGAACGAGAACGGCGTGATGATCGGCGCCGGCGTCCCCCTCGCCGAATCCCACCGCCACTTCTCCCACCTGCTGTGGCTGTACCCCCTCCAGGAGAAGCTGGAGCGGCGCACCTTCGACCACTGGACCTCGATGCAGGCGCGCTGGCACGGCTACAGCTTCGCCGCCGCCTCATCCATGGAGACGCTGTTCGGCAACGCGGAGGAGGCGCTGTCGTATCTGCGCTTCTATCTGGACGGCAACGTCGTCGACAACTGCGCCCTGACGCCGAACACCATGTACCGCGAGGGCTCCAACTTCGCGCTGGAGAGCCCTATCAGCGCGGGCCAGTCGCTGCTCGACATGGTCACCCAGAGCCACGGCGGCGTGGTGCGGGTGTTCCCCGCTGTCTCCTCGACCTGGCCCGACGTCTCGATCTCCCGGGTCCGTACGCAGGGCGCCTTCCTCGTCGACGCCTCCCGGTCGGGCGGCCGGACCGACTGGATCGCTGTGACGAGCGAGGCGGGCGAACCGCTGGTGCTGCGGCACGGAATCGACGGCGATATCGAGGTCCGCGAAAAGGCGAACGGCTCCCGGCTTCCGTACCGCGACCGCGGCGACGGAACCATCGCCGTCGGCGTGCGCCGGGGCCGTACGGCCGTCGTGACCCGGCGCGGCGACCGGCCGCGACTCACACCACGGAACGTCCCGGCCAACGGCGACGCCCCGGCTTGGGGCCTGCCGTAG
- a CDS encoding SRPBCC family protein gives MDRIDRASRLIEAPPAAVYGALLDRESLEAWLPPDGMRGRVERWDPQPGGGFRMVLTYLDPTDSPGKTSDATDVVDVEFADLVPPERVVQRAVFEADDPSYAGTMTMTWFLAAVGDGTEVTVTATGVPSGIDQAAHEEGISSSLANLASYVERAD, from the coding sequence ATGGACAGGATCGACCGCGCCAGCCGGCTGATCGAGGCTCCACCGGCGGCTGTCTACGGTGCCCTCCTCGACCGGGAGTCCCTCGAGGCATGGTTGCCGCCGGACGGCATGCGCGGGCGGGTCGAGCGGTGGGATCCCCAGCCCGGCGGCGGGTTCCGGATGGTCCTCACCTACCTCGATCCCACCGACAGCCCCGGCAAGACGTCGGACGCGACGGACGTCGTCGACGTCGAATTCGCCGACCTGGTGCCGCCGGAACGCGTGGTGCAGCGGGCGGTGTTCGAGGCCGACGACCCGTCCTACGCGGGCACGATGACGATGACCTGGTTCCTCGCTGCCGTCGGTGACGGGACCGAGGTGACCGTCACCGCCACGGGTGTGCCGTCCGGCATCGACCAGGCGGCCCACGAGGAGGGGATCAGTTCCTCGCTGGCCAATCTGGCGTCGTATGTCGAAAGGGCCGACTGA
- a CDS encoding maleylpyruvate isomerase family mycothiol-dependent enzyme gives MTEPELAADRSRKTGVWPLIRTERAALAADLAGLTDEQWQTPSLCTELTVREVLAHLTAAASLNSVRWLAGVLRCRFDFDRQVAMRLAEQLGATPAETLARFQRVVPSTTNPPLPVIAMLGETIVHAEDIRRPLGIGRAYPIDVVTRVAEYYRGSDLVVVAKGRIGGLKLVAKDGPFTTGSGPLVSGTTLALVMAMTGRATYCDDLEGDGAELLRGRCGTR, from the coding sequence ATGACTGAACCGGAACTGGCAGCGGACCGCTCCCGGAAGACCGGCGTTTGGCCCTTGATCCGTACTGAGCGAGCGGCGCTGGCTGCTGATCTCGCGGGTCTGACGGACGAGCAGTGGCAAACGCCGTCACTGTGCACCGAGTTGACGGTGCGTGAGGTACTGGCACACCTCACCGCCGCGGCGAGTCTCAACTCCGTACGGTGGCTGGCGGGTGTGCTCCGTTGCCGGTTCGACTTCGACCGGCAGGTGGCGATGCGGCTGGCCGAGCAACTGGGTGCGACGCCGGCCGAGACGCTGGCGAGATTCCAGCGTGTGGTCCCCAGTACGACCAATCCTCCCCTCCCCGTCATCGCGATGCTCGGCGAGACGATCGTGCACGCGGAGGACATCCGCCGCCCGCTGGGCATCGGCCGTGCCTACCCGATCGACGTGGTCACGAGGGTGGCGGAGTACTACCGGGGCTCCGACCTCGTGGTCGTGGCCAAGGGGCGCATCGGCGGGCTGAAACTCGTCGCGAAGGACGGCCCCTTCACCACCGGCTCCGGGCCGCTCGTCTCGGGTACGACCTTGGCGCTGGTCATGGCGATGACCGGGCGCGCGACATACTGCGACGACCTCGAAGGCGACGGTGCCGAGCTCTTGCGCGGTCGCTGCGGGACGCGATGA
- a CDS encoding threonine ammonia-lyase — protein MDANTTRLDTARIRAARRVIDPVFLDTPLYRCEPLEPDLGCTVSIKLETANPVRSFKARGTELVASLLADDGSRAVVCASAGNLGQALAWSGRGRGLDVTVVASRFATVAKLDRIRDLGAGLELVDGDHELARERAASIARYDGIRLVEDSLDIETCEGAATIGLELVDAAPSFDAVLVALGGGALATGVGHVLKALAPDVEVICVQPLGAPAMTQSWRGRRVVTTDSTNTIADGVAGRYPIPEVLDDLLLVADDAVLVQEESIIVGMRMLLDHAGLVVEPSAALGIAAIIEDRDRFAGRHVVTIVCGSNVDVDTYHRWVGAAPSHGP, from the coding sequence ATGGACGCCAACACGACGCGCCTCGACACCGCTCGGATCCGGGCGGCTCGCCGGGTGATCGACCCGGTCTTTCTCGACACTCCCCTGTACCGCTGCGAGCCGCTGGAACCCGATCTCGGGTGCACGGTGAGCATCAAGCTCGAAACGGCGAATCCGGTCCGCAGTTTCAAGGCCCGCGGCACCGAACTGGTCGCGAGCCTGCTCGCCGACGATGGCTCGCGGGCCGTGGTGTGCGCCAGCGCGGGCAACCTCGGCCAGGCGCTGGCCTGGTCCGGTCGCGGCCGGGGGCTCGATGTGACCGTCGTGGCCTCCCGCTTCGCGACCGTGGCCAAGCTTGATCGCATCCGTGACCTGGGCGCCGGGCTGGAACTGGTGGACGGCGACCACGAGTTGGCTCGCGAGCGGGCGGCGTCCATCGCACGGTACGACGGCATCCGGCTGGTCGAGGACAGCCTGGACATCGAGACCTGCGAGGGCGCGGCGACCATCGGCCTGGAACTGGTGGACGCCGCGCCGTCGTTCGACGCCGTGCTGGTCGCTCTGGGCGGCGGGGCGCTGGCCACCGGTGTGGGGCACGTGCTGAAGGCCTTGGCTCCCGACGTCGAGGTGATCTGCGTCCAGCCGCTGGGCGCACCGGCGATGACACAGTCGTGGCGCGGGCGGCGCGTGGTCACCACCGACTCGACGAACACCATCGCCGACGGAGTCGCCGGCCGGTATCCCATCCCGGAAGTCCTGGACGACCTCCTCCTGGTCGCCGACGACGCCGTCCTGGTCCAGGAGGAGTCGATCATCGTCGGTATGCGGATGCTCCTCGACCACGCCGGCCTCGTCGTCGAACCGTCGGCGGCGCTCGGCATCGCGGCGATCATCGAGGACCGTGACCGCTTCGCCGGACGGCACGTCGTCACCATCGTCTGCGGCAGCAACGTCGACGTGGATACGTATCACCGCTGGGTCGGTGCGGCTCCCAGCCACGGACCGTGA
- a CDS encoding VOC family protein yields MLTNIMYVTLYVTDQDRALRFYTEQLGLEERVDVSSPLGRFLTVGVPGSPVEILLWPHAAASGQPAEADPVTAPGPVFLESDDLRKDFKVLRDRGVAFDQPEPEDYAFGVRIEAVDPDGNRISLRQRKRLSSSGN; encoded by the coding sequence ATGCTGACCAACATCATGTACGTGACGCTCTACGTCACCGACCAGGACCGCGCGCTGCGGTTCTACACGGAACAGCTCGGTCTGGAGGAGCGCGTCGACGTTTCCAGTCCGCTGGGCCGCTTCCTGACCGTAGGCGTCCCCGGCAGTCCCGTCGAGATCCTCCTCTGGCCGCACGCCGCGGCCTCGGGGCAGCCGGCCGAGGCCGACCCGGTGACCGCGCCCGGTCCGGTCTTCCTCGAATCGGACGACCTGAGGAAGGACTTCAAGGTGCTGCGCGACCGCGGCGTGGCATTCGACCAGCCCGAACCGGAGGACTACGCGTTCGGGGTCCGTATCGAGGCGGTGGACCCGGACGGCAACCGGATCTCGCTGCGCCAGCGCAAACGGCTGAGCAGTAGCGGGAACTGA
- a CDS encoding VCBS repeat-containing protein, producing the protein MRGRIGKRQLAFGGGAAGLAAVLVVGSVLAQDEPPDIDAPHACRTSVGGTAPLDGTARAKPSTVTSPTTAAPDFDGDGHPDVALTAGPGDVENGYLGGSIQVAYGSGSGTGLERCQYLTQNDPAIPGTARDEAMFGSDAVARDFDDDGYTDLAASVFEGDGARVILMWGSPRGLTHAARVPGTDGSHVPGVQEPLLEEQLAAGDFDGDGHADLVFGLGSDKGLLKGPFRRDGTPAGTGPVPAPRMPAGFAREAAYRDLVAGDLNGDGIDDLVSFHDADTGGEEEWSDLHWSGSYLRGGRDGFARPDATHVPAGATATVGDVDADGYGDLIVSPRGGRASRSSVTVAYGTENGPGPRTTTLDRDSPGVPGKEPQNEDAVFTSLDAGDVNGDGSADVVAGAPRAEVYAQAGPEEVLLFLGGRQGLTGRSARVLDESDVRGVPGSNHAFGQAVGLTDLDGDHRAELVVSAPGDDTAPSSAWLLPGSADGPSTQGVTRLHASSFGDAEGVPSLLMGWGFAR; encoded by the coding sequence GTGCGAGGGCGTATCGGCAAACGGCAGTTGGCGTTCGGGGGCGGTGCGGCAGGTCTCGCGGCGGTCCTCGTCGTGGGGTCCGTGCTCGCGCAGGACGAGCCGCCGGACATCGACGCGCCGCACGCCTGCCGGACCAGCGTCGGCGGCACCGCACCCCTCGACGGGACCGCCCGCGCCAAACCGTCCACCGTCACCTCCCCCACCACCGCAGCCCCCGACTTCGACGGCGACGGCCACCCCGACGTAGCCCTGACCGCGGGCCCGGGAGACGTCGAGAACGGATACCTCGGCGGGAGCATCCAGGTGGCGTACGGCTCGGGTTCCGGGACAGGCCTGGAGCGGTGCCAGTACCTCACGCAGAACGACCCCGCCATACCCGGCACGGCACGCGACGAGGCGATGTTCGGGTCCGACGCGGTGGCCCGGGACTTCGACGACGACGGCTACACCGACCTCGCGGCCTCCGTGTTCGAGGGGGACGGCGCCCGTGTGATCCTCATGTGGGGGTCACCGCGAGGGCTGACACACGCCGCCCGGGTGCCGGGGACGGACGGCAGCCACGTGCCCGGGGTGCAGGAGCCCCTCCTCGAGGAGCAGCTCGCCGCCGGTGACTTCGACGGTGACGGGCATGCCGACCTTGTCTTCGGACTCGGCTCCGACAAGGGGCTGTTGAAGGGCCCGTTCCGGCGGGACGGCACTCCCGCCGGAACGGGCCCGGTGCCCGCGCCGCGGATGCCGGCCGGCTTCGCGCGCGAGGCGGCGTACCGGGATCTCGTCGCCGGGGACCTCAACGGTGACGGCATCGATGACCTGGTGAGCTTCCACGACGCCGACACCGGCGGCGAGGAGGAGTGGTCCGACCTGCACTGGTCCGGCAGTTACCTGCGGGGCGGCCGCGACGGCTTCGCGCGGCCCGACGCCACGCACGTCCCCGCCGGGGCGACGGCCACGGTGGGCGACGTGGACGCGGACGGCTACGGCGACCTGATCGTCAGCCCTCGGGGCGGCCGGGCGAGCCGCAGCTCGGTCACCGTGGCGTACGGCACCGAGAACGGCCCGGGGCCCCGGACCACCACCCTCGACCGGGACTCCCCGGGCGTGCCCGGCAAGGAGCCCCAGAACGAGGACGCCGTCTTCACGTCCCTGGACGCCGGCGACGTGAACGGCGACGGCTCCGCCGACGTCGTGGCCGGGGCACCCCGGGCCGAGGTGTACGCGCAGGCGGGCCCAGAGGAGGTGCTGCTCTTCCTGGGCGGACGGCAGGGACTGACGGGCCGCAGCGCACGCGTGCTCGACGAGAGCGACGTCCGGGGCGTCCCGGGCAGCAACCACGCTTTCGGGCAGGCCGTCGGCCTCACCGACCTCGACGGCGACCACCGCGCCGAACTCGTCGTGTCGGCACCGGGCGACGACACCGCCCCCAGCTCGGCGTGGCTGCTGCCCGGCTCCGCCGACGGCCCGTCCACCCAGGGCGTCACCCGCCTGCACGCCAGTTCCTTCGGCGATGCTGAGGGCGTGCCGTCCCTCCTGATGGGCTGGGGGTTCGCCCGCTAG
- the lpdA gene encoding dihydrolipoyl dehydrogenase: protein MSAHFDVVVLGAGPGGYVAAIRAAQLGKSVAIVEEKYWGGVCLNVGCIPSKALLRNAELAHIFTQEAKTFGIQVNGDVTFDYGAAFTRSRKVADGRVKGVHYLMKKNKITQFTGRGTFSDDRTLQVSLTDGGTETVTFGHCIIAAGATTKLLPGTSLSERVVTYEEQILSDTLPESVIIAGAGAIGVEFAYVLHNYGVQVTLVEFLDRIVPLEDEEVSAELTRRYKRLGINVLTSTRVEAINDSGDSVKVMVTTGGQRQTLQAGKVLQAIGFQPRVQGYGLEKTGVKLTDRGAIDIDARCRTSVPHIFAIGDVTAKLMLAHAAEAMGIVAAETIADAETMELDYVMIPRATYCQPQIASFGWTEAQARERGYDVQVAKFPFTANGKSHGLGDTAGFVKILSDAKYGELLGAHLIGPEVTELLPELTLAQQWDLTVHEVARNVHGHPTLGEAVKEAIHGLAGHMINM, encoded by the coding sequence ATGAGCGCACATTTTGACGTGGTGGTCCTGGGCGCCGGCCCCGGGGGATATGTAGCAGCGATCAGGGCGGCCCAGCTCGGCAAGAGCGTGGCGATCGTCGAGGAGAAGTACTGGGGCGGCGTGTGCCTGAACGTGGGGTGCATTCCGTCGAAGGCGCTGCTGCGCAACGCGGAGCTGGCCCACATCTTCACCCAGGAGGCCAAGACCTTCGGCATCCAGGTGAACGGTGACGTGACCTTCGACTACGGCGCGGCCTTCACCCGCAGCCGCAAGGTGGCGGACGGACGCGTCAAGGGCGTCCACTACCTGATGAAGAAGAACAAGATCACCCAGTTCACCGGCCGCGGCACCTTCAGCGACGACCGCACCCTCCAGGTCTCCCTCACCGACGGCGGCACGGAGACCGTCACCTTCGGCCACTGCATCATCGCCGCCGGCGCCACCACGAAACTGCTGCCGGGCACCTCGCTCAGCGAACGCGTGGTGACGTACGAGGAGCAGATCCTGTCCGACACGCTCCCGGAGAGCGTCATCATCGCGGGCGCCGGCGCCATCGGCGTCGAGTTCGCTTACGTCCTGCACAACTACGGTGTCCAGGTCACCCTCGTCGAGTTCCTCGACCGCATCGTCCCGCTGGAGGACGAGGAGGTCTCCGCGGAACTGACCCGCCGTTACAAGCGGCTCGGCATCAACGTGCTGACGTCCACCCGGGTCGAGGCGATCAACGACTCGGGCGACTCGGTCAAGGTCATGGTGACCACGGGCGGCCAGCGGCAGACACTGCAGGCCGGAAAGGTGCTCCAGGCCATCGGCTTCCAGCCGCGGGTGCAGGGCTACGGCCTGGAGAAGACAGGCGTGAAGCTCACCGACCGCGGGGCGATCGACATCGACGCCCGCTGCCGCACGAGCGTCCCGCACATCTTCGCCATCGGCGATGTGACGGCGAAGCTGATGCTCGCCCACGCCGCCGAGGCGATGGGCATCGTGGCCGCCGAGACGATCGCCGACGCCGAGACGATGGAGCTCGACTACGTCATGATTCCGCGGGCTACCTACTGCCAGCCGCAGATCGCCAGCTTCGGCTGGACCGAGGCGCAGGCACGCGAGCGGGGCTACGACGTCCAGGTGGCGAAGTTCCCGTTCACCGCCAACGGCAAGTCGCACGGCCTGGGCGACACCGCGGGCTTCGTGAAGATCCTCAGCGACGCCAAGTACGGCGAACTCCTCGGCGCCCACCTGATCGGTCCCGAAGTCACCGAACTCCTCCCGGAGTTGACCCTCGCCCAGCAGTGGGACCTGACCGTCCACGAGGTCGCGCGCAACGTCCACGGCCATCCGACGCTGGGCGAGGCGGTCAAGGAGGCCATCCACGGGCTGGCCGGCCACATGATCAACATGTGA
- a CDS encoding LacI family DNA-binding transcriptional regulator: MARPNKRTTLREVAEATGLSTAAVSYALRGKQVSKETEERVRRAAAELGYEADPIARALASGRTSMVGVLAGDLQDLWQQQLMAAIGRELLASDHYALILDAGGDPERELALAKQLRDQRVDALLVSPVNPSAESWAAIADALPVVAVGDSLSRARTAGQVIFDNRAGIDAVLEYLHGLGHRRVTVLTPTRPSTPGRPADVYVREAADRLGLWVELVPCPQELGEATAVARRVLDVDWSATAVFCFSDSLAYGVYGAAAEASLEVGRDVSVVGFDDHPVSRVLTPPLTTVDWGLAEIAVEAARLTVAAIEGKRVRRKRILCAPRMSERGSAVRV, translated from the coding sequence ATGGCCAGGCCCAATAAGCGCACCACCCTCCGTGAGGTGGCCGAGGCCACGGGCCTTTCCACCGCAGCCGTCTCCTATGCCCTGCGCGGCAAGCAGGTCTCGAAGGAGACCGAGGAGCGGGTCCGCAGGGCGGCGGCCGAGCTGGGCTACGAGGCCGACCCCATCGCCCGTGCCCTGGCCAGCGGCCGCACCAGCATGGTCGGAGTGCTCGCCGGCGATCTCCAGGATCTGTGGCAGCAGCAGCTGATGGCGGCCATCGGCCGGGAACTGCTGGCCAGCGACCACTACGCGTTGATCCTGGACGCGGGCGGCGACCCCGAGCGCGAGCTGGCGCTCGCCAAGCAACTGCGCGACCAGCGCGTCGACGCACTGCTCGTCTCGCCCGTCAACCCCTCGGCGGAGAGCTGGGCCGCGATCGCCGACGCACTGCCGGTGGTGGCCGTCGGGGACTCGCTGAGCCGGGCCCGCACGGCCGGGCAGGTCATCTTCGACAACCGGGCCGGCATCGACGCCGTACTGGAGTATCTGCACGGACTCGGCCACCGCCGCGTGACCGTTCTGACCCCGACCCGGCCCAGCACACCTGGCCGGCCCGCCGACGTCTACGTCCGCGAGGCGGCCGACCGGCTGGGGCTGTGGGTCGAACTGGTGCCGTGCCCGCAGGAGTTGGGCGAGGCGACGGCGGTGGCCCGGCGCGTCCTGGACGTCGACTGGTCCGCGACCGCCGTGTTCTGCTTCTCCGACTCCCTGGCGTACGGCGTGTACGGCGCGGCGGCCGAGGCCTCCCTCGAAGTGGGCCGGGACGTGTCCGTGGTCGGCTTCGACGACCACCCGGTGTCACGGGTGCTCACGCCGCCCCTGACCACGGTGGACTGGGGGCTGGCCGAGATCGCCGTGGAGGCGGCCCGGCTGACCGTCGCGGCGATCGAGGGGAAGCGGGTGCGCAGGAAGCGGATCCTGTGCGCGCCGCGGATGAGCGAGCGGGGGTCGGCGGTCCGGGTGTGA
- a CDS encoding amidohydrolase family protein, which translates to MLIDVHQHIWPAAFIEVLRARTTPPCLDGWTLHLAGEPPYVVDPADHEVTARARLAAADGLGLALVSLSSPLGIEYLPPAEATELLTAFHDGALALPDPFGVWASPCLSEPDPEAVEHELRRGCVGLQLPATALLDAAGWQECAPLLDVLTRLGKPLFIHPGAAPATQDTPPWWPALVPYLHQMHASWFAFRAFGRARHPRLRVCFAALAGLAPLHGERLAARGGGRGAIDFDVFYETSSYGTRAVDALVRAVGIDVIVSGSDRPYASPVIPDIGTDAAVHALRTTNPDRLLRGRT; encoded by the coding sequence GTGCTCATCGACGTCCACCAGCACATCTGGCCAGCCGCCTTCATCGAGGTGCTGCGCGCCCGCACCACGCCGCCGTGTCTGGACGGCTGGACCCTGCACCTCGCGGGCGAGCCGCCGTATGTGGTCGACCCCGCCGATCACGAGGTCACCGCCCGCGCCCGCCTCGCCGCCGCGGACGGGCTCGGCCTGGCCCTGGTCTCCCTCTCCAGCCCGCTCGGCATCGAGTACCTGCCGCCCGCCGAGGCCACCGAGCTGCTGACCGCGTTCCACGACGGCGCCCTCGCGCTCCCGGACCCGTTCGGCGTCTGGGCCTCGCCCTGTCTGTCCGAGCCGGACCCCGAGGCCGTCGAACACGAGCTGCGCCGGGGCTGCGTGGGCCTCCAACTCCCTGCCACAGCACTGCTCGACGCCGCGGGCTGGCAGGAGTGCGCCCCACTGCTGGACGTCCTCACCCGCCTCGGCAAGCCCCTGTTCATCCACCCCGGCGCCGCCCCCGCCACCCAGGACACGCCCCCTTGGTGGCCCGCGCTGGTCCCCTACCTGCACCAGATGCACGCGTCATGGTTCGCGTTCCGCGCCTTCGGCCGCGCCCGCCATCCACGCCTGCGGGTCTGCTTCGCCGCCCTCGCCGGCCTGGCCCCGCTGCACGGCGAGCGGCTGGCGGCCCGGGGCGGCGGACGCGGCGCGATCGACTTCGACGTCTTCTACGAGACGTCCTCCTACGGGACCCGCGCCGTGGACGCCCTCGTCCGGGCCGTCGGCATCGACGTGATCGTCAGCGGCAGCGACCGCCCGTACGCGTCCCCCGTCATCCCCGACATCGGCACGGACGCCGCGGTCCACGCCCTGCGTACCACCAACCCGGACCGCCTGCTGCGAGGCCGCACATGA